AGTTCCACGTCGGGTACGGCGACGCCGACGTCGACCTGCACCGCTGCGACCCGCTGCGGCTCACCGGGCTGCTGCGGGCGACCCGCGACCGCGGCGTACCGATCCTGCTGCTGCACAACTACCCGTTCCACCGCAACGCCGCCTACCTGGCGCAGGTCTTCGAGCACGTCTTCGTCGACGTCGGCCTCGCCACCCACAACGCGGGCTTCCGCGCGCCGGCGATCCTGGCCGAGCTGCTGGAGATCGCGCCCTTCGGGAAGGTCCTCTTCTCCACCGACGCCTTCGGCCTGGCCGAGCTGTACCACCTGGGCACGTCGCTGTTCCGCCAGGGACTTTCGGACTTCCTGCGCGCCGCGCTGGCCGCCGACGCGCTGTCCGAAGTGGACGCCGTCCGGCTGTGTGCTTTGGTGGGGCACGAGAACGCGAAGAGGATCTACCGCTGGGAGCACGTGTGAACGACCTTTGGGACCGGTGGACGCGGGCGATCGAGGACGAGCTGCCCGCCGCGATCGAGCTGAGGCACGCGGTGCACGCCGACCCGCGCGGCTCCGGCGACGAGGAGGACACCGCCCGGCTGGTGGCCCGCGCGCTCGGCGCGGGCGACGGCACCCGGGTCGCCAAGACCGGCCGAGCGATCCCGCTGCCCGGCGGCGGCGACGGCCCGGCCGTGGCGCTGCGGGCGGAGCTCGACGCCCTGCCGGTGCTGGAGGGCACCGGCGTGCCGTGGGCGTCGGAGAACGGCCTGATGCACGCGTGCGGCCACGACGTCCACCTCGCCGCACTGGTCGCGGTCGGCCGCGCGGCGGTGCGCGTCGGCGTCCCCCGGCCGATCCTGGCGCTGCTGCAGCCGCGGGAGGAGACGTCGCCGCCCGGCGCGCTCGACGTCGTCGAGTCCGGCGTGCTGGCCGAGGCCGGGGTGGACACGGTGATCGGCGCGCACGTCCAGCCGCGGCTCGCGCAGGGCGTCGTCGCGGCGGTGCCCGGCCCGGTCAACGCCTCGACCGACGAGTTCGAGGTGACCATGTACGGCCAGGGCGGCCACGCCGGCTACCCGCAGCTGCTGCGTGACCCGATCCTGGCGCTGTCGCAGCTGGTCGTGAGCCTGCAGCAGCTCGCGTCGCGGCGGATCGACCCGGTGTTCGGCGCGGTCTGCTCGATCGGCCGGATCCAGGGTGGCGCCGCGGCCAACGTCGTGCCGACCAGCGCGAGCGCGTTCGGCTCGCTGCGCCTGATGCGGGAGAAGGACCGGGAGCGCGCGCTGGAGGCGCTCGAGGAGATCGTGCACGGCACGGCGAAGGCGCACGGCTGCACCGCCGAGCTGGAGATCAGCCCGTGCGAGCCGGTGCTGGCCAACGACCCGGTGCTGGCGACGGGCGCACAGCGCCGGCTGGCCCACGCCGGCGTCACCGTCGACGACCAGTTCCGGTCGTTCGGCGCCGACGACTTCGCGCACTACTGCGGCGGCGGGACGCGTGGCCTGATGCTGTTCGTCGGCCTCGGCGACACCGCGGGCGTCCCCAGCCTCCACGACGACCAGTTCCTCCCGCGCGACCACGCCGTCGTCCAGGTGGCGCACGCGCTGGTGGCGGGCTACCTGGCCGCTGTGGATGTGACGGCGGGCTAGCGCTACGGTGACCCGGTGATTTCCGCCTACCTCGCGACGATCCCCAGCCCCGACCGCGGGGTGTGGCACCTGGGACCGATCCCGATCCGTGCGTACGCCCTGTGCATCATCGCCGGCATCATCGTGGCGATCTGGTGGGGGGAGCGGCGCTGGGCCGCCCGTGGCGGCACCAAGGGCACGGTCATCGACGTCGCCGTGTACGCCGTGCCGTTCGGCCTGGTCGGCGGCCGGTTGTACCACGTGATCACCGACCCCGAGCTGTACTTCACCGAGGGCAAGAACCCCTGGAACGCGTTCGCGATCTGGGACGGCGGCCTCGGCATCTGGGGCGCCGTCGCCCTCGGCGCGGTGGGCGCGCTCATCGCGTGCCGGCGCAAGGGCGTCCCGCTGCCGGCGATGGCGGACGCGATCGCCCCGGGCATCGTCGTCGCGCAGGCCATCGGCCGCATCGGCAACTACTTCAACCAGGAGCTCTACGGCGCGCACACGGACCTGCCGTGGGGCCTGGAGGTCTACCAGCGCTTCAACCCGGACGACCCGAACAACCTGCTGAACGGCGTGGCGACCGGCCACATCCCGCTGCCGGAGAGCCCCGTCCACCCGACGTTCCTGTACGAGCTGATCTGGAACCTGCTGGTCGCGCTGCTCGTGGTGTGGGCCGACCGGCGCTTCAAGCTCGGCCACGGGCGGGCGTTCGCGCTGTACGTCGCGGGGTACACGGTGGGCCGCGGCTGGATCGAGATGATGCGGACGGACACCGCGAACCACATCCTCGGCCTGCGCGTGAACGTGTGGACGTCGATCCTGCTGTTCGCGGGCGCGGCGGCGTACTTCGTGCTCGCCGGGAAGCGCGGGCCGCGGGAGGCACCGGAGTCCCTGCGGAGCAAGGACGCGCCCGGGCCGGAGGAGACGCCGGTCGAGGAGCCTTCCTCGGAAGACTCGGCCGCGGTGGAGGAGCCCGAGCACGCGAAGGTGGCGGCAGAGGCTCCGGCGTCGGCGGAGAAGCCCGCGGAGGACGCACCGGCCGAGGAGCCGAAGAAGACCGACGAGAGCTGACCGCTCGAGCTTTCCGAAGGCCATCACCGGGACACCCGGTGGTGGCCTTCGGCGCATCGGCCGAGGACTGGCCCACCGAGGAGGAACCCCCTGGCCGGAGGCCGACGAGGTCCGGCCTCGCTCCGTGACCCCGTCCGGCACGGTCCCGAGCGCCCCAACGCCACTTTGGGTGCGTCGGACGCACCGAACGCCACATTGGGTGCGTCCCACGCACCGAACGCCGGGTCAGCCGAGGTCGGGCAGGCCCAGCTCCAGGTTCGGGGTCTGCAGCCCGCCGTCGACCTCGAGGATCTTGCCCGTGACGTACCCGCCGGCGCGC
This genomic window from Amycolatopsis mongoliensis contains:
- a CDS encoding M20 metallopeptidase family protein, with the protein product MNDLWDRWTRAIEDELPAAIELRHAVHADPRGSGDEEDTARLVARALGAGDGTRVAKTGRAIPLPGGGDGPAVALRAELDALPVLEGTGVPWASENGLMHACGHDVHLAALVAVGRAAVRVGVPRPILALLQPREETSPPGALDVVESGVLAEAGVDTVIGAHVQPRLAQGVVAAVPGPVNASTDEFEVTMYGQGGHAGYPQLLRDPILALSQLVVSLQQLASRRIDPVFGAVCSIGRIQGGAAANVVPTSASAFGSLRLMREKDRERALEALEEIVHGTAKAHGCTAELEISPCEPVLANDPVLATGAQRRLAHAGVTVDDQFRSFGADDFAHYCGGGTRGLMLFVGLGDTAGVPSLHDDQFLPRDHAVVQVAHALVAGYLAAVDVTAG
- the lgt gene encoding prolipoprotein diacylglyceryl transferase; protein product: MISAYLATIPSPDRGVWHLGPIPIRAYALCIIAGIIVAIWWGERRWAARGGTKGTVIDVAVYAVPFGLVGGRLYHVITDPELYFTEGKNPWNAFAIWDGGLGIWGAVALGAVGALIACRRKGVPLPAMADAIAPGIVVAQAIGRIGNYFNQELYGAHTDLPWGLEVYQRFNPDDPNNLLNGVATGHIPLPESPVHPTFLYELIWNLLVALLVVWADRRFKLGHGRAFALYVAGYTVGRGWIEMMRTDTANHILGLRVNVWTSILLFAGAAAYFVLAGKRGPREAPESLRSKDAPGPEETPVEEPSSEDSAAVEEPEHAKVAAEAPASAEKPAEDAPAEEPKKTDES